The Polaribacter tangerinus genome has a segment encoding these proteins:
- a CDS encoding HTH domain-containing protein — protein sequence MDIRVIIRIDSLISREMTGSPRDLASKLSLSERTVYNYIAFMREELKASIVYNYQKESYVYTDNWSFKYKRDTS from the coding sequence TTGGATATAAGAGTTATCATAAGAATTGACAGTCTCATCTCAAGAGAGATGACAGGAAGCCCCAGAGATTTGGCTTCAAAACTCTCGTTATCCGAAAGAACTGTTTACAATTACATTGCATTTATGCGAGAAGAATTAAAAGCTAGCATTGTTTATAATTATCAGAAAGAGTCTTATGTGTATACCGATAATTGGAGTTTTAAATATAAAAGAGATACTTCTTAG
- a CDS encoding helix-turn-helix transcriptional regulator → MSVSKSAFSRYRIIDRMLRNSAKKYPTLLQIQETCFRFLDVEPSLNTLEKDIRNMKHSDTFEAPIKFCRRNLGYYYTDENYSINAIPLSSYDISSIKEALELVNNLGVHRVNKRFSEAIQKILVSFKEEFPEGNINRKIIQTDYVEGAKGTENFSILFNACKNLTPLSIALFSYSQRTFKSEIVHPIRLKEFENKWYLIAYSEKSSKISTYGFDRIYEPITLKRIYIKCPEEIVDSYCNDIYGVYPMKNEPKQLIRFITSIQLTNYFEAYPIHKSQQSEKNESGSSFFTINVVPSRELIRLFRSYGKNLVVIHPEGLKKKTESLL, encoded by the coding sequence ATGAGTGTTTCAAAATCAGCTTTTAGTAGGTATCGAATAATTGATAGGATGCTTAGAAATTCTGCAAAAAAGTACCCTACTTTATTACAAATACAAGAAACATGTTTTCGTTTTTTAGATGTAGAGCCTTCTTTAAATACGTTAGAGAAAGATATTCGAAACATGAAGCATTCTGATACTTTTGAAGCACCAATTAAGTTTTGCAGACGAAATTTAGGATATTATTATACAGATGAAAACTATTCTATAAACGCTATACCTTTATCTAGTTACGATATTTCTAGTATTAAAGAAGCGCTCGAGCTTGTTAATAATTTAGGAGTACATAGAGTAAATAAAAGATTTTCTGAGGCAATTCAAAAAATATTAGTTTCTTTTAAAGAGGAGTTTCCAGAAGGAAATATTAATAGAAAAATTATTCAAACCGATTATGTAGAAGGTGCAAAGGGAACAGAAAATTTTTCAATCCTTTTTAATGCTTGCAAAAATTTAACACCCCTATCTATTGCCCTTTTTTCATATAGCCAACGAACGTTTAAATCGGAAATAGTTCATCCTATTCGATTGAAAGAGTTTGAAAATAAATGGTATTTAATTGCTTATTCAGAAAAAAGTAGTAAAATTAGTACCTATGGATTTGACAGAATTTATGAGCCAATTACATTAAAAAGGATTTATATTAAGTGTCCAGAAGAAATTGTAGACAGTTATTGTAACGATATTTATGGGGTGTATCCGATGAAAAATGAACCCAAACAGCTTATAAGATTTATTACATCAATACAATTAACAAACTATTTTGAGGCTTATCCGATTCATAAAAGTCAACAAAGTGAGAAAAACGAATCTGGGTCTAGTTTTTTTACCATAAATGTAGTGCCAAGTAGAGAGCTAATTCGGTTATTTCGGTCTTATGGAAAAAATCTAGTTGTAATTCATCCCGAAGGTCTAAAGAAAAAAACTGAATCGTTATTATAA
- a CDS encoding DUF2130 domain-containing protein, whose amino-acid sequence MNEIICPNCKKAFKVDEAGYADILKQVKDHQFEKELSDRLAIAEKEKQNAVQLAEAQLRAKFNTHLSNRENELNKLQASAEKALIEKLTAKETQISNLQSLIDQAEIKNKLAVSEAIKNIEKERDALANDLKMKETEKQLLEKSLQEKYVQNLLSKDKIIEMKDDEIARLKDFKQKLSTKMVGETLEQHCEIEFNKLRATAFQRAHFEKDNDASGGTKGDYIYKENDEFGNEIISIMFEMKNENDETATKKKNEDFFHKLNKDRISKNCEFAVLVSNLELDNELYNTGIVDVSYKFPKMYVVRPQFFIQIITLLRNAALNSMQYKAELNIIKNQNVDITNFEEKINDFKKGFARNYDLASRQFKTAVDEIDKTMSHLQKTKDALLASVNNLRLANNKAEDLTIKKLTHGNPTMKQKFEDSSKDI is encoded by the coding sequence ATGAACGAGATTATTTGTCCGAATTGCAAAAAAGCATTTAAAGTTGATGAAGCAGGTTATGCAGATATTTTAAAGCAAGTGAAAGATCATCAATTTGAAAAAGAATTATCAGACAGGCTCGCTATAGCGGAGAAAGAAAAACAAAATGCAGTGCAATTGGCAGAGGCTCAATTAAGAGCTAAATTTAACACACACTTATCGAACAGAGAAAATGAGTTAAATAAACTACAGGCTTCTGCAGAGAAGGCTTTGATAGAGAAATTAACAGCCAAAGAAACTCAAATTTCAAATTTACAGTCTTTAATAGATCAAGCAGAAATTAAAAATAAGTTAGCGGTTTCTGAGGCCATTAAAAACATTGAAAAGGAAAGAGATGCGTTAGCAAATGATTTGAAAATGAAAGAGACAGAAAAGCAGTTGTTAGAAAAATCGTTGCAAGAAAAGTATGTACAAAATTTGCTTTCTAAAGACAAAATTATAGAAATGAAAGATGACGAGATTGCAAGATTAAAAGACTTTAAGCAAAAGTTATCTACCAAAATGGTTGGAGAAACATTAGAGCAGCATTGCGAAATTGAGTTTAACAAATTAAGAGCTACTGCTTTTCAAAGAGCACATTTCGAAAAAGATAATGATGCCTCTGGAGGTACCAAAGGAGATTATATTTACAAAGAAAATGACGAGTTTGGCAATGAGATTATTTCTATAATGTTTGAAATGAAAAATGAAAATGATGAAACAGCTACCAAGAAAAAAAATGAAGATTTCTTTCATAAATTAAATAAAGATAGAATTTCAAAAAACTGTGAATTTGCAGTGCTAGTGTCAAATTTAGAGTTAGACAACGAATTGTATAATACAGGTATTGTTGATGTTTCCTACAAGTTTCCTAAAATGTATGTGGTGAGGCCTCAATTTTTTATTCAAATAATAACCTTGTTAAGAAATGCTGCTTTGAATTCGATGCAGTATAAGGCAGAATTAAACATAATTAAAAATCAGAATGTAGATATTACAAATTTTGAAGAAAAAATTAACGATTTTAAAAAAGGATTTGCTAGAAATTATGATTTGGCAAGTAGACAATTTAAAACAGCAGTTGATGAAATTGACAAGACAATGTCTCATTTGCAGAAAACCAAAGATGCTTTACTTGCTTCGGTAAATAATTTAAGACTAGCAAACAACAAAGCCGAAGATTTAACAATAAAAAAGCTAACTCATGGCAATCCAACAATGAAGCAAAAGTTTGAAGATTCCTCGAAAGATATTTAA
- a CDS encoding S8 family peptidase translates to MASFSSKGPTVDYRVKPDITAPGNRIVSAISSFDESYTYDTSTPFNSQALYSDIEDGLTDGNQNWHFAASQGTSMSAPVVTGIIALILEANPNLNLNEIKEILNETAARDTNTENTSPTLNNTWGVGKINAYDAIKSIEQTLSTEQTNQSLPVNLYPNPTKDYLYFDNTITKFESINVINVLGVKLIEKELDVNNTNIIDVSKLQNGIYLIEFLKKGMKQSAKIIKK, encoded by the coding sequence ATTGCATCATTTTCCAGCAAAGGACCAACTGTTGACTATAGAGTTAAACCAGATATAACAGCACCTGGAAATAGAATTGTATCTGCTATTAGTAGTTTTGATGAAAGTTATACTTACGATACTTCAACTCCATTTAACAGTCAGGCTTTATACTCAGATATTGAAGATGGTCTTACTGATGGAAATCAAAATTGGCATTTTGCAGCAAGCCAAGGCACCTCAATGTCTGCCCCTGTTGTAACAGGAATTATCGCTTTAATACTTGAAGCAAACCCAAACCTTAACCTGAACGAAATAAAGGAAATTTTAAATGAAACCGCTGCAAGAGACACCAATACAGAAAATACATCTCCTACTCTAAATAATACTTGGGGTGTTGGCAAAATAAATGCTTATGATGCCATAAAATCAATTGAACAAACTTTAAGTACCGAACAAACAAATCAAAGTTTGCCTGTAAATCTATATCCAAATCCAACTAAAGATTATTTGTATTTTGATAATACAATTACAAAATTTGAAAGTATTAATGTAATCAATGTATTAGGTGTAAAACTTATTGAGAAAGAGCTGGATGTTAACAACACCAATATTATAGATGTATCTAAATTACAAAATGGAATCTATTTAATTGAATTTCTAAAAAAAGGTATGAAACAGTCAGCTAAAATTATAAAGAAGTAA
- the pckA gene encoding phosphoenolpyruvate carboxykinase (ATP), which produces MNYNNTINKSLENLGIKNATIQYQLTSDELHALTIEKEQGVVSSLGAIAVNTGEFTGRSPKDRFIVKDNITKDEVWWSDINLPFDSVKFDALYNKVTAYLSNKEIFVRDSYACADENYKLKIRVVNEYPWSNMFAYNMFLRPTEEELKDFSPEWTVLNAPGFMADPKVDGTRQHNFAILNFTKKIALIGGTGYTGEIKKGIFSALNFILPVFKNTLPMHCSANVGKKGDTAIFFGLSGTGKTTLSTDPERSLIGDDEHGWTAENTVFNFEGGCYAKVINLSKEQEPEIFGAIKKGAILENVVMDKNGIIDFSDTSITQNTRVSYPIHHIKNIKEPSIGKNPKNIFFLTADAFGVLPPISMLTPNQAAYHFISGYTAKVAGTEAGVKEPTPSFSACFGAPFMPLHPTKYAEMLSKKMKDVGVNVWLINTGWSGGQYGVGRRMPLKYTRAMIAAVLNGDLGSYRYEDYHIHSVFGVAQPRSCPGVPTELLSPRATWNDDEAYYKTAFKLSNAFRNNFTQFEEVASEDIRRGGPQRYML; this is translated from the coding sequence ATGAACTATAATAATACTATTAATAAGTCGTTAGAAAATTTAGGAATAAAAAACGCAACAATTCAGTATCAGTTAACTTCAGATGAACTGCATGCTTTAACTATTGAGAAAGAACAAGGAGTTGTCTCTTCTTTGGGGGCAATTGCTGTTAATACCGGAGAGTTTACTGGCCGTTCACCAAAAGATCGTTTTATTGTAAAAGATAACATTACCAAAGATGAGGTTTGGTGGAGTGATATCAACCTTCCTTTTGATTCAGTTAAGTTCGATGCTTTGTACAATAAGGTTACAGCGTACCTTTCTAATAAAGAGATTTTTGTGAGAGATTCGTACGCCTGTGCAGACGAGAATTATAAATTAAAGATTAGAGTTGTTAACGAATATCCTTGGAGTAACATGTTTGCTTACAATATGTTTTTAAGACCTACTGAAGAGGAGTTGAAAGATTTTTCTCCAGAATGGACGGTTCTAAATGCACCTGGTTTTATGGCAGATCCAAAAGTAGATGGAACAAGACAGCACAACTTTGCAATTTTAAATTTCACCAAGAAAATTGCCTTAATTGGCGGAACAGGGTATACTGGAGAAATTAAAAAAGGAATTTTTTCTGCATTAAATTTTATACTTCCCGTATTTAAAAATACGTTGCCAATGCATTGTTCTGCAAATGTTGGTAAAAAAGGAGATACTGCTATTTTCTTTGGATTATCGGGTACTGGTAAAACGACACTTTCTACAGATCCTGAGAGAAGTTTAATTGGTGATGATGAGCATGGTTGGACTGCAGAAAACACTGTTTTTAATTTTGAAGGCGGTTGTTATGCCAAAGTGATTAATCTATCAAAAGAACAAGAACCAGAAATTTTTGGAGCCATTAAAAAAGGGGCAATTCTAGAGAATGTAGTGATGGATAAAAATGGAATTATCGATTTTTCAGATACATCAATTACCCAAAATACAAGAGTTAGTTACCCAATTCATCACATTAAAAATATTAAAGAACCTTCTATTGGTAAAAACCCGAAGAATATTTTCTTTTTGACAGCAGATGCTTTCGGTGTTTTGCCTCCTATTTCTATGTTAACACCTAACCAAGCTGCGTATCATTTTATTTCTGGTTATACGGCAAAAGTAGCCGGAACAGAAGCAGGTGTAAAAGAACCCACACCTAGTTTTTCAGCATGTTTTGGTGCGCCTTTTATGCCTTTACATCCCACTAAATATGCAGAAATGTTGAGTAAAAAAATGAAAGATGTGGGTGTCAATGTTTGGTTGATAAATACAGGTTGGTCTGGAGGTCAGTATGGTGTTGGAAGAAGAATGCCATTAAAATATACAAGAGCAATGATTGCTGCTGTTTTAAATGGAGATTTAGGGAGTTACAGATACGAAGATTACCACATTCACTCTGTTTTTGGAGTTGCTCAACCAAGAAGTTGCCCTGGTGTTCCTACGGAATTGTTAAGCCCGAGAGCTACTTGGAATGATGATGAAGCCTATTACAAAACAGCCTTTAAATTATCGAATGCATTTAGAAACAATTTTACGCAATTTGAAGAGGTTGCCAGTGAAGATATTCGCAGAGGTGGGCCTCAGCGATATATGCTATAG
- the madM gene encoding malonate transporter subunit MadM, which produces MIDILENIISKNGLIVAFLSVGLLMLFSFYVSKYIFKSHIPSVAVAIIIALGLAFFGEQKGLSDVSTFTGLSLLGGSMLRDFSVVATAMNSDIDKIKDAGLAGLISLIVGVSFSFFLGVFISFCYGYTDPVSLTTIGAGACTYIVGPITGYALGASSEVIAISIATGVFKTICVTILTPFLAKKINLNNPHEAIVFGGLMGTTSGVSAGLAATDPKLVPYGAMTATFYTGLGCLLCPSIFYIIISSLFG; this is translated from the coding sequence ATGATAGATATTTTAGAAAATATCATTTCAAAAAACGGATTAATTGTTGCTTTTTTATCTGTTGGTCTCTTAATGTTATTTTCTTTTTACGTATCTAAATATATATTCAAATCTCATATTCCAAGTGTAGCCGTAGCAATAATCATAGCATTAGGTTTAGCTTTTTTTGGAGAACAAAAGGGTCTCAGTGATGTAAGCACTTTTACAGGCTTATCTTTATTAGGTGGTTCTATGTTGAGAGACTTTTCAGTTGTAGCAACCGCTATGAATTCAGATATAGATAAAATTAAGGATGCAGGTTTGGCTGGGTTAATATCTTTGATTGTAGGGGTTTCTTTTTCTTTTTTTTTAGGAGTATTTATTTCTTTTTGTTATGGATATACAGATCCAGTAAGTTTAACTACAATAGGAGCAGGAGCTTGTACTTATATAGTTGGGCCAATAACAGGATATGCTTTAGGAGCTAGTTCAGAAGTAATTGCTATTAGTATTGCTACTGGAGTTTTTAAAACAATATGTGTTACTATTTTAACACCTTTTTTAGCTAAAAAAATAAATTTAAACAATCCCCATGAAGCTATTGTTTTTGGTGGTTTAATGGGGACAACAAGTGGTGTTTCTGCAGGTTTGGCTGCTACAGATCCAAAATTAGTCCCTTACGGAGCCATGACAGCTACTTTTTATACAGGACTAGGATGTTTATTGTGTCCTTCTATTTTTTATATAATCATAAGTTCTCTCTTCGGTTAA
- the madL gene encoding malonate transporter subunit MadL, whose protein sequence is MKIYGVAILSFSFLLGKFTGSLLGNLLNIDADLGGVGFSMVYLIFLTTFLKKRNLFKKETKRGIVFWGSMYIPIVIAMSATQNVKAAWDGGFIALLVGFFVVFIGYFLVPVISKIGNKKSSNFIK, encoded by the coding sequence ATGAAAATTTATGGTGTTGCAATTCTTTCATTTTCTTTTTTATTAGGAAAATTTACTGGAAGTTTATTAGGTAATTTATTAAATATTGATGCAGATTTAGGGGGTGTTGGTTTTTCTATGGTATATCTTATTTTTTTAACTACTTTTTTAAAAAAAAGAAACTTATTTAAAAAAGAAACTAAAAGAGGAATTGTTTTTTGGGGGTCAATGTATATTCCAATTGTAATAGCTATGTCTGCAACACAAAATGTAAAAGCTGCTTGGGATGGAGGTTTTATTGCGCTTTTAGTTGGTTTTTTTGTTGTTTTTATCGGTTATTTTTTAGTCCCAGTAATTTCAAAAATAGGCAATAAAAAGTCATCAAATTTCATAAAATAA